The proteins below are encoded in one region of Limnochorda pilosa:
- a CDS encoding ABC transporter substrate-binding protein — translation MARRLWLAALALTLVTALMVPAAAAERITVIMPRHEMDLVGLWEKQTREFEQETGVEVEFIQLSWDEVANKVLTDLAAGGGTYDVIEFDNGWVAKFAEAGWVEPLDPYASDAYLESLLPGLVGTFSRNGQVLGIPWNNDTRFFFYNARMLAEARIDAPPRTWDEVAVQARRLKEAGVVTYPIAEYWNQEWALGNSFAFYLYSFGADYFDETGKITIDKPQGVQALRFMVDMLRQEKLVHPSSVTLSQEAAADLFYQGQAAFLFQGPPVTYNYANDPQRSRVVGEVRAASWLPALDAQSRVTLTLPEAFAIPKSSRHKEAAWRYIQYMISQEKDRERAETLGSLPLFRSLYTDPQLLARYPYWKQFGEQSERARPLPQVEWYDELVQTTIVSVQRALLGLATPEQAAGEIAAFLDGQEVDGVGLTR, via the coding sequence ATGGCAAGACGGCTCTGGCTCGCTGCACTGGCCCTCACGCTGGTGACGGCGCTGATGGTTCCCGCGGCCGCCGCCGAGCGCATCACGGTGATCATGCCCCGGCATGAGATGGACCTGGTCGGCCTGTGGGAGAAGCAGACCCGGGAGTTCGAGCAGGAGACAGGCGTCGAGGTGGAGTTCATCCAGCTCTCGTGGGACGAGGTCGCGAACAAGGTCCTCACCGACCTGGCCGCAGGCGGCGGAACCTACGACGTGATCGAGTTCGACAACGGCTGGGTGGCCAAGTTCGCCGAGGCGGGCTGGGTGGAGCCTCTGGACCCTTACGCCTCCGACGCCTACCTGGAGAGCCTACTGCCCGGCCTGGTGGGCACCTTCAGCCGGAATGGGCAGGTTCTGGGCATCCCCTGGAACAACGACACCCGCTTCTTCTTCTACAACGCCCGCATGCTGGCGGAGGCCCGCATCGACGCGCCACCCAGGACGTGGGACGAGGTCGCGGTCCAGGCCCGCCGGTTGAAGGAGGCGGGCGTGGTGACCTACCCCATTGCCGAGTACTGGAACCAGGAGTGGGCCCTGGGCAACTCCTTCGCCTTCTACCTCTACAGCTTCGGCGCCGACTACTTCGACGAGACCGGCAAGATCACCATCGACAAGCCCCAGGGAGTCCAGGCGCTTCGCTTCATGGTGGACATGCTGCGGCAGGAGAAGCTCGTCCACCCTTCCAGCGTCACCCTCTCCCAGGAGGCCGCCGCGGACCTCTTCTACCAGGGTCAGGCCGCCTTCCTCTTCCAGGGACCGCCCGTGACCTACAACTACGCCAACGACCCCCAGCGTTCCCGGGTGGTGGGCGAGGTGCGTGCCGCCTCCTGGCTGCCGGCGCTCGACGCGCAGAGCCGAGTCACCCTGACGCTGCCCGAGGCCTTTGCCATCCCGAAGAGCAGCCGGCACAAGGAAGCAGCCTGGCGCTACATCCAATACATGATCTCTCAGGAGAAGGACCGCGAGCGGGCTGAGACCCTCGGAAGCCTGCCGCTCTTCCGCTCTCTGTACACCGATCCGCAGCTCCTGGCCAGGTATCCGTACTGGAAGCAGTTCGGTGAGCAGTCCGAGCGGGCCCGCCCGCTTCCGCAGGTGGAATGGTACGACGAGCTGGTGCAGACCACCATCGTGTCGGTGCAACGGGCGCTCCTGGGGCTTGCCACGCCCGAGCAGGCGGCCGGTGAGATCGCCGCCTTCCTGGATGGGCAGGAGGTCGACGGGGTGGGCCTTACACGGTGA
- a CDS encoding carbohydrate ABC transporter permease, translating into MSRRRRVWVQRAALYLAVALVCLWVLAPFTWLVISSLSTRVDLTSVPLQWLPDKPNLEHYRSIFLGGPGSTSVHRSLRRGALNSLVVATGATFLALAAGSLAAYAVTRLRFRLRGPFLATLLVTQLLPPVVLIIPMYVIFRSLRLLDTVWALMLADLAIILPLIVWILKGYFEGVPEGLEEQARIDGCTRAGALFRVVLPLSAPGLAAGGMFAFIVAWNEFFTAFIFSSTLQSKTLSVIVSEFSSKVGIDYVAMSTAGVLTSIPPVLLALLFQRYIIRGLTAGAVKG; encoded by the coding sequence ATGAGCCGGCGGAGGCGCGTCTGGGTCCAGCGGGCCGCTCTCTACCTGGCCGTGGCCCTGGTCTGCCTCTGGGTCCTGGCGCCCTTCACGTGGCTTGTCATCAGCAGCCTCTCCACCCGGGTGGATCTTACCAGCGTACCCCTCCAGTGGTTGCCCGATAAGCCCAATCTGGAGCATTACCGAAGCATCTTCCTCGGCGGGCCTGGGAGCACCAGCGTCCACCGCAGCCTCCGGCGGGGAGCGCTGAACAGCCTCGTCGTCGCCACGGGCGCCACATTCCTCGCGCTGGCGGCCGGCTCCCTCGCGGCCTACGCGGTCACCCGCCTGCGGTTCCGGCTGAGAGGACCCTTCCTGGCCACACTCCTGGTGACCCAGCTCTTGCCTCCGGTGGTGCTAATCATCCCCATGTACGTCATCTTCCGCTCTCTCCGGCTGCTGGACACGGTCTGGGCCCTGATGCTGGCCGATCTGGCCATCATCCTGCCGCTCATCGTCTGGATCCTGAAGGGCTACTTCGAGGGTGTCCCGGAGGGGCTGGAGGAACAGGCGCGGATCGATGGGTGCACCCGGGCGGGCGCGCTCTTCAGGGTGGTTCTTCCTCTCTCCGCGCCCGGACTCGCCGCCGGCGGCATGTTCGCCTTCATCGTGGCGTGGAACGAGTTCTTCACCGCCTTCATCTTCAGCTCCACGCTGCAGTCCAAGACGCTGAGCGTCATCGTCTCCGAGTTCTCGAGCAAGGTGGGCATCGACTATGTCGCGATGAGCACGGCGGGGGTGCTGACCAGCATTCCGCCTGTACTGCTCGCGCTGCTCTTCCAGCGCTACATCATCCGGGGGCTGACTGCTGGCGCCGTCAAGGGCTAG